The window GTAGTGAAAAACATTCCCATTTTCTATTCAGTCAATATTGATTAAATTGGTTTTTAAATAGAAAATAAAATTATTCGCAGCAATTAGTATAGGTAAAATTTCAAATCAAAACGCTATAAAAAATGAAGAAGGTATTATTTTTAACCGGAGACTTTACAGAGGATTATGAAACCATGGTCCCTTTCCAAATGCTTGAGATGGTAGGTTACACTGTCCATACGGTGTGCCCTGACAAGAAAAAGGGAGATATTGTTAAAACGGCCATTCATGATTTTGAAGGAGATCAGACTTACACGGAAAAGCCGGGGCATAATTTTGTCCTAAATTACAGCTTCGATGAAGTAAATGTAAGTGACTACGATGGTTTGGTAATTGCAGGTGGAAGGGCACCGGAATATTTGAGACTGAATGGTAAATTGATCGAAATGGTCAAACATTTTTTTGAATCAGATAAGCCTGTAGCTGCCATCTGTCACGGTATTCAAATTTTGACTACAGCAGGTGTAATAAAAGGTAAAAAATTAACGGCATATCCTGCTGTAGGACCTGAGGTGACTTTAGCAGGCGGAGAATTCCAGGATATTCCTGCCGACCAAGCTTATGTTGATGGCAATTTAGTCACCTCACCAGCATGGCCGGGTCACCCAAGTTTTATCAGGGAATTTTTAAAAATAATGGGTACTAAGATTGAAATTTAATCCCTTCTACCAAAAAAGGTAAAGGCTGTGGTTAGGCCCTTACCTTTTTTGTACTTTTATCTTACTCGCTTTTTCATCAATAATTGGTTTGATTGGGACTTTTTCATTTTCAGGATCAGAAAATTTTTCATATTTCCCCTCGGTGTTTTTGTCAATCTCCTCTTCAATTGGGAGACATTGCCTCAAGAGAGACCTAAGTTAAGGATGCCATTTAACCAGCTTCACTTTTTTAACATACTCAATAAACGAATGTCAGTAAACCCTATCTGAAAAACCGATTTACACACTTCAACAAGTCTCTGTATATTGAATGATTCACCGACATTAATTACCTATTTTAAGGAAATTAATTTTAAATAGCAGTGCATCTTCCAACTTCGCGAAATTATAATTTGAAATTAAATATTTACTTTCACTGTATATAGTAAAGTATTTAAACAACAGATATGGCAGTTACTGAATTAATAATTGTTCAATTTATTTTTGGAATTGAAACATAATGGTGAATAATTTAGCAAAAACAATTACCTCTTCCTTTTAATAGAAACCCAATATGTTGGTAACAAAGAGCATAAGTTTTAGTAGAATGTTAAAATTATCTTGGCATCATATATTGTGGTTATCAATGTTGATGGGCCTGGTGGCATCTCTTTATCATTTTGATCTCATTAAAATTTATATTCCTTGGCTTCCGGTTTCTGTTATAGGCACTGCAGTTGCGTTTTATGTAGGGTTTAAAAACAACCAAGCCTATGACCGGATGTGGGAAGCCCGTAAAATCTGGGGAGGGATTGTCAATGAAAGTAGATCATGGGGAATGATGGTAGATGGACTAATTACCAATTTCATTTCAAAACAACCTTTTGAGGAAGACATTAAGACAATCAAAAAGAGACTCATTTACCGCCATATTGCCTGGCTGTATGCCCATAGAAGTCAATTGCTGATCCCTACTGAATGGGAGCATATCAGCCAATCGGGCTCTGTAGGAAGACAAGCCATTTATTTGAGGAAACAATTCGGAATAGGTTTGGTAGACGATGAAATAACCCGTACAGAACTGAAACAATTTTTACCCTCCGAGGAATACGAACGATTAATAAACAAAGCAAATACAGCCACCCAAATAATCAATGAACAATCCCGAGAATTAACTTCCCTAAGAGAGAAAGGAATTATTAATGATTTTCAGCACATGCAATTGGAAGGTATCCTGAGAAGTTTTTACACCTTACAGGGCAAAAATGAGCGCATCAAAAAATTTCCTTTACCAAGACAATACGCCAATATAAGTAGGTATTTTGTTGGGATTTTTATTATGCTACTCCCTTTTAGTATGATACCGGAGCTACTTAATTTAAGCAATTGGGGTGTTTGGCTTTCCATTCCGATCAGTGCTTTGATTGGCTGGGTATACGTAATGATGGAGATCACCGGGGATTATTCAGAAAACCCTTTTCAAGGCATGTCCAATGATATCCCAATGTTGTCCCTATGCAGAACGATAGAAATAGATTTAAGAGAAATGCTGGGAGAGACTGAGCTTCCTCCAGCCATTCAATCAAAAAATGGGGTACTCATGTAACCCTTAGGCAACAGGCATTCATCTCAAAATTTGAAACAAAACCTAACCCAAGAAAAGCTATCCGAACTCTCAGGAATAAGCTTGAGAACCTTACAAAGAATTGAGAAAAATGAAGGTTCCCCAAAAGCCGATAGTATTTCAAAATTGTCTTTGGCCCTTCAACAAGACATTACCGGGTTAGTTGAAAAAGATTTGGAAGACAATAAACAACAAATAAAAATATTGTTTTTGTCTGCATTATCGTTTTTGATTTTCCCTTTATTAGGTGCTATTGTCCCATCAATTATTTGGGTTTGGGAAAAAGATAAATTGAGAGAATTTGAGAACTCAATAAAATCACTGATTAATTTCCAAATAACCTGGGTAATTGTTTTTTCCCTTACTCCATTTTTTATAATCCCCATCATTTATTATCTGTTAAACGTGATTTTGACGGTGATCTATACCATTATAAGTGACAACCCCCTTTTTTACTTTAGGAATAGCGGTGACAGCCATTATTTTGTGTAGTCTATATTGTATATATTTAATGTCTATGTAATTATTAGAAATACCTGGTTTTTTGATGAAAAGAGAAAGATCAATTTTTCCCCAAAAATACCATTTATTAAATAAGACAAATCTCCACTCCAGTATGTAGATTTAAGAATAAACTTATGGCTCATGTTTAAGATCACCAAATTTTCAGGGGGTCCTTGATAGAACGTTTCTGATTACTTGGATATTAGCGTTGCTCCTCCATCAGGGTTACTTATAAAAAAATAGTAAAAATTGTCAAACATCATTAATCAACAAATGCAACTAAAATATTTACTAATACTTGCCACATTTGGCCTATTCACACACTGTGCTGAAAAATCTGCATCTGAATTTACACTTGAGGCAAGCTATGCCTCTACAGCTCCAATAATTGACGGCAAAGTCAATGAGCCAATTTGGCAACAAGCCAAACCAATACGCCTGAAAAATAATCGTACGGGAAAGGAAGTTCAAGAATCAGCACTACAGACACATGTCAAGGCATCCTACGATGACAAAAGCTTGTATTTCTTGTTTGAATGTAAAGACCCAGATATTTGGGCAGAATTTACCCAGCGAGACGAATACTTATGGAAAGAAGAAGTCGTTGAGGTTTTCATTGATGTAGATGATGAGCCTAAAACCTATGTTGAAATAGAAGTCTCTCCTGCCAATATCCTATTCGACAGTTATATTGTGGATCCTGAAAATATTGATGTTCCGGCCACAGCTAAATTCAAATTGCCAGGTATTCGAACAGGTGTAACTGTACAGGGAACACTTAACAAGCGTGATGATGAAGACAGCAGTTGGACCGTAGAAATGGCCATCCCTTTTGAAGATCTAGCCAATTCAAATACTGCCAAAGTAGGCCCTGATACAGAAATTAAACTTAATTTCTATCGATTGGATAAAAACCAAGGCAAGGAATTTGCCGCTTATGCCTGGTCTCCTACTGGCAAAAGTTTTCATAAACCTTCAGTATTCGGAAAAATAGTATTTAAATAAATGTTCTCGGAGAACATATTTGGTCAACCCCTTTCTCTAAGAATAAGTTTTTACTATTTGGCGTTGATTTAACTTAAGAAAATCACCTCCATAATTAAACAAAAGTGCACAAAACAGGAAGAATTTTTAGTTTAAAATTTTAATGCTATAAATTAATTGCCGGCTATAAAACTATTGATTAGAAGAAATATTATACAATTAACTAAAATCATGCAACGCGAAATAAGTTTGTACAAACCACTTATGAATCTAAAAAAATTAAAAGCCCTATGAAATTAGCAATTCTATCAATTCTTGTCCTTTTTATTTCTAACGGATTTGCTCAAAATGATCCTGTCTGGGACAATACCCAAATTGAGA of the Cyclobacterium marinum DSM 745 genome contains:
- a CDS encoding bestrophin family protein yields the protein MLKLSWHHILWLSMLMGLVASLYHFDLIKIYIPWLPVSVIGTAVAFYVGFKNNQAYDRMWEARKIWGGIVNESRSWGMMVDGLITNFISKQPFEEDIKTIKKRLIYRHIAWLYAHRSQLLIPTEWEHISQSGSVGRQAIYLRKQFGIGLVDDEITRTELKQFLPSEEYERLINKANTATQIINEQSRELTSLREKGIINDFQHMQLEGILRSFYTLQGKNERIKKFPLPRQYANISRYFVGIFIMLLPFSMIPELLNLSNWGVWLSIPISALIGWVYVMMEITGDYSENPFQGMSNDIPMLSLCRTIEIDLREMLGETELPPAIQSKNGVLM
- a CDS encoding carbohydrate-binding family 9-like protein, which codes for MQLKYLLILATFGLFTHCAEKSASEFTLEASYASTAPIIDGKVNEPIWQQAKPIRLKNNRTGKEVQESALQTHVKASYDDKSLYFLFECKDPDIWAEFTQRDEYLWKEEVVEVFIDVDDEPKTYVEIEVSPANILFDSYIVDPENIDVPATAKFKLPGIRTGVTVQGTLNKRDDEDSSWTVEMAIPFEDLANSNTAKVGPDTEIKLNFYRLDKNQGKEFAAYAWSPTGKSFHKPSVFGKIVFK
- a CDS encoding helix-turn-helix domain-containing protein, with the translated sequence MKQNLTQEKLSELSGISLRTLQRIEKNEGSPKADSISKLSLALQQDITGLVEKDLEDNKQQIKILFLSALSFLIFPLLGAIVPSIIWVWEKDKLREFENSIKSLINFQITWVIVFSLTPFFIIPIIYYLLNVILTVIYTIISDNPLFYFRNSGDSHYFV
- a CDS encoding DJ-1/PfpI family protein, translating into MKKVLFLTGDFTEDYETMVPFQMLEMVGYTVHTVCPDKKKGDIVKTAIHDFEGDQTYTEKPGHNFVLNYSFDEVNVSDYDGLVIAGGRAPEYLRLNGKLIEMVKHFFESDKPVAAICHGIQILTTAGVIKGKKLTAYPAVGPEVTLAGGEFQDIPADQAYVDGNLVTSPAWPGHPSFIREFLKIMGTKIEI